The following coding sequences lie in one Sedimentibacter sp. MB35-C1 genomic window:
- a CDS encoding AI-2E family transporter yields the protein MKNYLIFLSIFVVGISVFRFIYLENGLSIIINVCFPIIAGIIIASIFNPILVFIQKRLKIKNRHAAITFTFLFIIFIISIIITIITPNIILSIRQLMKDIPVLFFKASKFLSDFGSENEILQNYLAEITSKFSYLMSWLLNFAIEKVINIFSAIANMLLSIIIAFYILVDKEKIENWTFRLSCTIFGKKASVEMFRVMHSLYDNVSNYLAGKIISSIISGILMFIGSKYIIKSPYPVIDSIIIGATNIIPYFGTFIGGIPILLINVLYDSEKGFLMFIYILILQQIDNLVIDPKILSSKLSIKPIIIIIAIIIGGGFFGPVGLFLATPVAALAKTSIDAFMNYKLNGNSDNFSVK from the coding sequence TTAATGTATGTTTTCCAATTATTGCAGGTATAATTATTGCTTCTATTTTTAATCCCATATTAGTCTTTATTCAAAAAAGATTAAAAATAAAAAATAGACATGCAGCAATTACATTTACCTTTTTATTTATTATTTTTATAATTTCAATTATAATTACAATTATTACACCAAATATAATATTAAGCATAAGACAGTTGATGAAAGATATTCCTGTATTGTTTTTTAAAGCAAGCAAATTTTTATCTGACTTTGGCAGTGAAAATGAGATTCTGCAAAATTATCTTGCTGAAATAACAAGCAAATTTTCTTACTTAATGTCATGGCTCCTTAATTTTGCAATTGAAAAGGTCATAAATATATTTTCTGCTATAGCAAATATGCTTCTTTCTATAATTATTGCTTTTTACATCTTAGTCGATAAGGAAAAAATTGAAAATTGGACCTTCCGTTTAAGTTGCACTATTTTCGGGAAAAAAGCATCCGTTGAAATGTTCAGAGTTATGCACAGCCTTTATGATAATGTATCAAACTATCTGGCAGGAAAAATAATCTCCTCAATAATATCGGGAATATTAATGTTTATCGGATCAAAGTATATAATAAAATCGCCCTATCCCGTAATTGATTCTATAATTATCGGAGCAACAAACATAATCCCTTACTTCGGTACTTTTATTGGCGGCATTCCAATACTGTTGATAAATGTTCTTTACGACTCCGAAAAAGGATTTCTAATGTTTATTTATATACTTATATTGCAACAGATAGATAATCTTGTTATTGACCCTAAAATTTTAAGCAGCAAGCTTTCAATTAAACCGATTATTATAATTATTGCAATTATAATAGGTGGAGGTTTTTTTGGACCTGTAGGCTTATTTTTAGCCACCCCCGTTGCTGCTCTTGCAAAAACTTCAATTGATGCTTTTATGAATTATAAACTTAATGGGAATTCAGATAATTTTTCCGTTAAATAA
- a CDS encoding S-layer homology domain-containing protein has product MRKFLLIATILIIALSSLTTVYGQNFPDVSSDLQEAVSLLSGYGIIHGYPDGEFKPDKDVTRAEMAKIVMVAAGYSEYSKNMTSVYEDMHGHWAESYVELANVFNIVKGISPTTYGPDNKIKFSEAYTMIIRLLGYSDESLEGLWPSNYYKKAVELNLFQNIDTNKVYASRRDITLMIYNALECDLVKTKDNNTVSSTGKKLISNIGKEETKEISINDLKIENFDYTDYLFNKWNVYYDIDGNTIHLTNPRYNEFSGSVTSLLTNKVIFVTDDFGNVRAFQLPDIPIVINGAKSSFSNLSDSRIKVIYKDDSFNGDVIGIIAYKETDVAVIDRSSLYKEGSKSFAGKNLPLKSNGEINYSKLHISGDASTLEEIKANDVVYFYEAKDTYRGDSLTINVLRTQTEGVVTGIQTVDNSTFYTVNNISYKTGENFILTEQVSVNDNVELLLDKSNNIVKINILSYGKYPTTFGIVLSSSDSTNGNAAVKILDEFGSSKTYSLADNSSVVTIVEDENNLIKKTYLKKNDIVKFDPVSNETLKIINYVSSPTYIANNYTSGTQTLSNGYWITSDSFIVYEANGKYQLLEPYQLDTYLVGKAVIGYNGHIDVLYLSKGIKTESEITVTPEVPQTFNGTIYGIIKGVTKIDAATSHVQFFNNSNVFSVSNTSTAGKKTSLVLNAYVRAEITNGTITSIEKVASETDRVKITQIYTNQFLIDGITYMEYSPNLAVYICSTDKSGNITNVKIGLKENIKSGSTAQLYDLYGSFDGIIDVVLIFN; this is encoded by the coding sequence ATGAGAAAATTTTTATTGATAGCAACAATTTTAATAATTGCTCTCTCCTCACTGACTACTGTCTATGGACAAAATTTTCCTGATGTAAGCAGCGATTTGCAGGAAGCAGTATCCCTTCTGTCAGGCTATGGCATAATTCATGGATATCCAGACGGAGAATTTAAGCCTGACAAGGATGTTACACGTGCAGAGATGGCTAAGATAGTAATGGTGGCAGCCGGGTACTCTGAATATTCGAAAAATATGACCTCTGTCTATGAGGACATGCACGGACATTGGGCAGAAAGTTATGTAGAACTTGCAAATGTATTTAACATAGTAAAAGGAATTTCACCCACTACATACGGACCGGATAATAAAATTAAATTTTCGGAAGCTTATACTATGATAATAAGACTCCTTGGATACAGCGACGAATCTTTAGAAGGGCTTTGGCCTTCTAATTATTATAAAAAGGCTGTAGAACTTAACTTGTTTCAAAACATTGATACCAATAAAGTATACGCCTCCAGAAGAGACATTACTCTTATGATTTACAACGCACTGGAGTGCGATTTGGTTAAAACTAAAGATAATAATACTGTATCTTCCACGGGGAAAAAATTAATTTCTAACATAGGGAAAGAAGAAACAAAGGAAATATCTATAAATGATCTTAAGATAGAAAATTTTGATTATACTGATTACCTTTTCAACAAGTGGAATGTATATTATGATATTGACGGTAATACAATTCATTTAACAAATCCTAGGTATAATGAATTTTCCGGCTCCGTAACAAGTTTGCTGACAAACAAAGTTATATTTGTTACTGATGACTTTGGAAATGTCAGAGCTTTCCAGCTTCCGGACATACCTATAGTAATAAACGGCGCAAAAAGTAGCTTCAGCAATTTAAGCGACAGCCGAATAAAAGTAATATATAAGGATGACTCCTTTAATGGTGATGTTATCGGAATAATCGCCTACAAGGAAACAGACGTGGCAGTAATTGATAGAAGCAGTCTTTATAAGGAAGGCAGCAAGTCTTTTGCAGGTAAAAATCTTCCTCTGAAAAGCAACGGTGAAATCAATTACAGCAAGCTGCACATTTCAGGAGATGCATCAACCTTAGAAGAAATTAAGGCTAATGATGTAGTATACTTTTATGAAGCAAAAGATACTTACAGGGGAGATTCCCTTACAATAAATGTTTTGAGAACACAAACAGAAGGTGTGGTAACAGGAATTCAAACTGTAGACAACAGCACATTTTACACTGTCAACAACATAAGTTATAAAACAGGAGAAAACTTTATACTCACAGAACAGGTTTCCGTTAACGATAATGTTGAATTACTTTTGGATAAAAGCAATAATATTGTTAAAATTAATATACTTAGCTATGGAAAATATCCTACAACTTTTGGCATAGTTCTGTCCTCATCAGACAGCACAAACGGAAATGCAGCGGTGAAAATACTAGACGAATTCGGGAGTTCAAAAACATATTCTCTCGCTGATAATTCAAGCGTAGTCACCATTGTTGAAGATGAGAATAATTTAATCAAAAAAACATATCTAAAAAAGAATGATATTGTTAAATTTGATCCTGTGTCAAACGAAACTCTGAAAATTATAAATTATGTTTCATCACCGACATATATTGCCAACAATTACACATCCGGCACACAAACTTTATCAAACGGGTATTGGATTACATCTGACTCATTTATAGTATACGAAGCGAACGGCAAATATCAATTGCTTGAACCCTACCAACTCGATACTTATCTTGTAGGAAAAGCAGTTATTGGATATAACGGACATATTGACGTATTATATTTAAGCAAAGGTATTAAAACCGAAAGTGAAATAACCGTGACTCCGGAAGTTCCTCAGACATTTAACGGTACCATTTACGGCATTATTAAAGGCGTCACAAAAATTGATGCTGCTACAAGCCATGTACAGTTCTTTAACAACAGCAATGTATTTTCAGTCTCAAACACATCAACAGCAGGCAAAAAAACGTCACTGGTTTTAAATGCATATGTAAGAGCTGAAATAACAAATGGAACTATTACAAGCATTGAGAAAGTAGCTTCAGAAACCGACAGAGTTAAAATCACACAAATTTATACAAATCAATTCCTGATAGATGGTATTACGTATATGGAATATTCTCCAAATTTGGCCGTATATATATGCTCAACAGACAAATCAGGAAATATTACGAACGTCAAGATAGGATTAAAAGAAAACATAAAATCCGGTTCAACCGCACAGCTGTATGATTTATATGGCAGCTTTGACGGGATAATCGATGTGGTACTTATATTTAACTAA
- the alr gene encoding alanine racemase codes for MNEKLRPAWVEINRNKAIHNFLEVRKAVGPDVKICAVVKADSYGMGAVELSKMYLENGVDMFAVAVISEALELREEIKNKDILILGYTPEEFYDDAINNDITLAIYNFELAEKLNSVAKKLNKKAKIHIKVETGMNRLGFLPTEENADKVAAIFKMENISIEGAFSHQSKADEKDKTTAHKQAARFVSFMKMLEKRNVSVPIKHIANSATIIDMPEYYYDMVRPGIILPGFYPSDEVDMEKLKFEICVTLKAKVANVKTIEAGEGVGYGHLFHTEKSTVVGTIPLGYADGYSRLLSNKGYIVIKGVKCPILGKVCMDQFMVDLSEVKNPQIGDEAIIYGDGTDGAMTAEDVANMRGTISYEVLTNLGKRLPRKYV; via the coding sequence ATGAACGAAAAGTTAAGACCTGCCTGGGTCGAAATCAACAGAAATAAAGCAATTCACAACTTTTTAGAAGTAAGAAAGGCTGTTGGTCCGGATGTCAAAATCTGTGCCGTAGTTAAAGCTGACAGCTATGGCATGGGGGCAGTTGAACTTTCTAAGATGTATTTAGAAAACGGTGTCGACATGTTTGCCGTTGCAGTAATTTCCGAAGCTTTAGAACTCAGAGAAGAAATAAAAAACAAAGATATTTTGATTCTGGGCTATACTCCTGAAGAATTTTACGATGATGCAATAAATAATGACATAACTTTGGCAATATATAATTTTGAACTTGCAGAAAAATTAAACTCTGTTGCCAAAAAATTAAATAAAAAAGCAAAAATACATATAAAAGTTGAAACCGGAATGAACAGGCTTGGATTCCTGCCTACAGAAGAAAACGCTGATAAAGTAGCCGCCATTTTTAAAATGGAAAATATAAGCATCGAAGGTGCGTTCTCTCACCAATCGAAGGCAGATGAAAAAGATAAAACCACAGCTCACAAGCAAGCAGCAAGATTTGTTTCTTTCATGAAGATGTTGGAAAAAAGAAATGTTTCTGTTCCGATTAAACATATTGCAAACAGTGCAACAATAATAGATATGCCTGAGTATTATTATGACATGGTAAGGCCCGGAATCATACTTCCAGGATTCTATCCGTCAGATGAAGTAGATATGGAAAAACTGAAATTCGAAATATGTGTAACTTTAAAAGCAAAAGTAGCAAATGTAAAAACAATAGAAGCAGGAGAAGGCGTAGGCTATGGACATCTGTTCCATACTGAAAAATCTACTGTTGTTGGAACTATTCCTTTAGGATATGCAGACGGATATTCCAGATTGTTATCAAATAAAGGCTACATTGTTATAAAAGGCGTTAAATGCCCAATATTAGGGAAGGTATGCATGGATCAGTTTATGGTTGATCTGTCAGAGGTTAAAAATCCTCAAATCGGAGATGAAGCTATCATTTACGGTGACGGAACCGACGGTGCAATGACTGCAGAGGACGTAGCAAATATGAGAGGCACTATCTCATATGAGGTTCTCACTAATCTAGGCAAAAGACTTCCAAGAAAATACGTTTAG
- a CDS encoding ABC-F family ATP-binding cassette domain-containing protein translates to MSVLDVKNVTHGFGARAILDNVSFRLLKGEHVALIGANGEGKSTFLNIITGKLMPDEGSVQWSKRVTVGYLDQHSALKPGTTIRENLRLAFDDLFKMEQEMMKLYEDMASADDEEVSKMMEDAADIQTILDSSGFYIIDSKIEEVANGLGLTDIGLDKAVDELSGGQRTKVLITKLLLQNPVILLLDEPTNYLDENHIKWLTNYLQNYENAFILISHDIPFINNVCNIIYHVENCNLTRYVGNYEEFKRIYELNKQKEEREYEKQQKEIERLEDFIARNKARVATRGMANSRMKQLEKMDVLERPRDKPKPSFRFKETKAPSRFLIEAKELVIGYDQPLTNPMSFQVERNKKIALTGVNGLGKSTLLKTILGIIPPVSGNVSFGENVAYGYFEQEDSKNNTNTALDEVWSEYPSLTNHEVRLELARCGLTTENITSMMKVLSGGENAKVRLCKILLKELNFLVLDEPTNHLDTEAKDELEKALSEFRGTVLLVSHEPYFYESFVTDVWNIEDFTTKII, encoded by the coding sequence ATGAGTGTTTTAGACGTAAAAAATGTAACTCACGGATTTGGAGCACGTGCAATATTGGATAATGTGTCGTTCAGACTTCTAAAAGGTGAGCATGTTGCTCTTATAGGAGCCAACGGAGAGGGAAAGTCAACATTTTTAAATATTATTACAGGTAAACTGATGCCTGACGAGGGAAGTGTCCAGTGGTCAAAAAGAGTGACGGTAGGCTATCTCGATCAGCACTCCGCTTTAAAGCCCGGAACAACAATAAGAGAAAATCTTCGCCTTGCTTTTGACGATTTATTTAAAATGGAGCAGGAAATGATGAAGCTTTATGAGGATATGGCATCCGCGGATGATGAGGAAGTCAGCAAGATGATGGAAGATGCTGCGGATATTCAGACAATACTTGACAGCAGCGGGTTTTATATTATTGATTCAAAAATAGAAGAAGTTGCAAACGGTTTGGGGCTTACGGATATCGGCCTTGACAAGGCTGTTGATGAACTGAGCGGAGGACAAAGGACAAAAGTGCTGATTACAAAACTTTTGCTCCAAAATCCTGTGATATTACTGCTGGATGAGCCTACAAACTACTTAGATGAAAATCATATAAAATGGCTTACAAACTATCTTCAAAATTATGAAAATGCATTTATACTTATTTCCCACGACATACCTTTTATCAACAACGTCTGCAATATCATCTACCATGTTGAAAATTGCAACCTAACAAGGTATGTTGGAAATTATGAGGAATTTAAGAGAATTTATGAGCTGAACAAGCAAAAAGAAGAACGAGAATATGAAAAGCAGCAGAAAGAAATAGAAAGATTAGAGGATTTTATAGCAAGAAATAAGGCCAGAGTTGCTACCAGAGGTATGGCAAACAGCCGTATGAAGCAGCTGGAGAAAATGGATGTGTTGGAAAGGCCCAGAGATAAACCTAAACCATCATTTAGATTTAAAGAAACAAAGGCGCCAAGCAGGTTTCTTATAGAAGCAAAGGAACTTGTTATTGGGTATGATCAACCTTTGACTAACCCCATGAGTTTTCAGGTAGAAAGAAATAAAAAAATTGCTCTTACAGGGGTAAATGGTCTTGGTAAATCAACTCTTTTAAAAACAATACTGGGAATAATTCCTCCTGTAAGCGGCAACGTATCTTTTGGTGAAAATGTGGCATACGGTTATTTCGAGCAGGAAGATTCTAAGAATAACACCAATACTGCACTGGATGAAGTGTGGAGCGAATATCCATCTCTTACAAACCATGAGGTTAGACTGGAACTGGCAAGATGCGGACTGACAACTGAAAATATAACAAGTATGATGAAGGTGCTTTCAGGCGGCGAAAATGCAAAAGTAAGATTGTGTAAAATACTATTGAAGGAATTGAACTTCCTTGTTTTAGACGAGCCAACAAATCATTTAGATACTGAAGCGAAGGATGAATTGGAAAAGGCATTGTCCGAATTCAGGGGAACGGTATTGCTTGTAAGCCATGAGCCGTACTTCTATGAGAGCTTTGTTACTGATGTATGGAATATAGAAGATTTTACGACTAAAATAATTTAG
- a CDS encoding TIGR01212 family radical SAM protein (This family includes YhcC from E. coli K-12, an uncharacterized radical SAM protein.): MWNDKRYHSLDYEMKKIFGEKGIKLSIDGNFTCPNRDGTIGRKGCIFCSERGSGDFNSQKEKSIPEQIEEQKQIMSKKWKSNAYIAYFQNYTNTYDTVESLRKKFYEAINCEDIKGLAIATRPDCISPEILSLLSELNSKTFLWVELGLQTINDNTAVFLRRGYKSEQFDITCRNLEAAGIRTVVHLIFGIPGETKKEMLESVKHISQKNMWGVKLHMLHILHNTDLAKYYQKTHFKILTCEQYVDVVCDALELLHPDTVIHRLTGDGKKSDLIEPRWTLHKLKVLSDIDKELKSRDSIQGKNLPL; this comes from the coding sequence ATGTGGAACGATAAAAGATATCATTCATTAGACTATGAAATGAAAAAAATATTTGGCGAAAAAGGAATCAAGCTGTCTATAGACGGTAACTTTACCTGCCCAAACAGAGATGGGACAATAGGACGCAAAGGCTGTATTTTTTGCAGTGAAAGAGGATCAGGAGATTTTAATTCCCAAAAAGAAAAGTCTATTCCTGAGCAAATTGAAGAACAAAAACAAATTATGTCAAAAAAATGGAAAAGCAATGCATATATTGCATATTTTCAAAACTACACAAACACATACGATACTGTTGAAAGCCTGAGGAAAAAATTTTATGAAGCAATTAACTGTGAAGATATCAAAGGACTAGCCATAGCAACTAGACCTGACTGCATCAGCCCGGAAATACTGAGCCTTTTATCAGAGCTTAACTCCAAAACATTCTTGTGGGTAGAACTGGGCCTTCAGACTATTAATGATAATACTGCAGTATTTCTAAGACGAGGATACAAATCAGAACAGTTTGATATAACCTGCCGCAACCTGGAAGCTGCCGGTATACGAACAGTAGTTCACTTAATATTTGGAATTCCCGGGGAAACAAAGAAAGAAATGCTTGAATCAGTTAAGCACATCTCACAAAAAAATATGTGGGGAGTAAAACTTCACATGCTTCATATTTTACACAACACTGACTTGGCAAAGTACTATCAAAAAACACACTTTAAAATACTAACTTGTGAACAGTATGTTGATGTTGTATGTGATGCACTGGAACTTTTGCATCCGGATACTGTCATTCACAGATTAACAGGTGACGGAAAAAAGTCAGATTTAATAGAGCCCCGATGGACTCTCCATAAACTTAAAGTGCTTTCAGACATTGATAAAGAGCTAAAATCAAGGGACAGCATTCAGGGTAAAAATTTGCCATTGTAA